In the Puntigrus tetrazona isolate hp1 chromosome 9, ASM1883169v1, whole genome shotgun sequence genome, one interval contains:
- the LOC122351452 gene encoding LOW QUALITY PROTEIN: GA-binding protein alpha chain-like (The sequence of the model RefSeq protein was modified relative to this genomic sequence to represent the inferred CDS: deleted 1 base in 1 codon), whose product MSKSETEEMIEIEIDGREKQECLEEGIEEQTITAAELITQDIDINEPIGNLKKLLEPRLQVPLDGYDICLQDILLHPDHSLFDQGVKTDGTVQLSVQIVTKQGEEKLNILEIVKPVETVEVVIDPDAAAGEEAHLVEDGHVIAVERGSIPDETSEQVTRWAAALEGYRKEQVRLNIPYDPVQWTADQVIHWAVWVMKEFGIEEMEVGGIHIPGRQLCGFSQEEFLQRVPSGEILWSHLELLRKYVLASQDQGQEATVTIDQPVQIIPAPVQQATPTAIKVMKHNKTPRAPRISGEERSSPGNRTGNNGQIQLWQFLLELLTDKDSRDCISWVGERGEFKLNQPELVAQKWGQRKNKPTMNYEKLSRALRYYYDGDMISKVQGKRFVYKFVCDLRTLIGYSAAELNSLVTECEQKKLARVQLHGLGQPVNTVTLATATGQPVTTVTLAAAALEKDS is encoded by the exons ATGTCTAAAAGTGAGACAGAGGAGATGATTGAAATTGAGATTGATGGTCGGGAGAAACAGGAGTGTCTAGAGGAAGG GATTGAGGAGCAAACCATCACAGCAGCTGAATTGATTACCCAGGATATTGACATCAATGAGCCGATCGGTAACCTGAAGAAGTTACTGGAGCCTCGTCTTCAGGTCCCGCTGGATGGATATGACATTTGTCTGCAGGACATCCTA TTGCATCCTGATCACAGCCTGTTCGATCAAGGAGTGAAGACAGATGGCACAGTACAGCTCAGCGTGCAGATTGTCACAAAACAGG GTGAAGAGAAATTGAATATTTTGGAGATTGTGAAGCCAGTGGAGACCGTGGAGGTGGTGATTGATCCAGACGCAGCTGCTGGCGAGGAAGCTCATCTGGTGGAGGATGGACATGTGATTGCGGTGGAGCGAGGCTCCATTCCTGATGAGACTTCAGAGCAGGTGACACGCTGGGCGGCTGCACTGGAAGGGTACCGCAAGGAGCAGGTTCGACTGAACATTCCCTATG ACCCGGTGCAGTGGACAGCAGATCAGGTGATCCACTGGGCAGTTTGGGTTATGAAAGAGTTCGGCATTGAGGAGATGGAGGTGGGTGGCATACACATTCCCGGTCGCCAGCTCTGTGGTTTTAGTCAGGAGGAGTTTCTTCAAAGAGTGCCCAGCGGAGAAATCCTGTGGAGCCACTTGGAGCTTTTACGCAAGT ATGTACTTGCCAGTCAGGATCAGGGTCAGGAAGCAACAGTCACCATTGATCAAC CTGTGCAGATCATTCCTGCCCCTGTGCAGCAGGCCACACCCACAGCCATTAAGGTGATGAAGCACAACAAAACACCCCGAGCCCCCCGAATCTCAGGAGAGGAGCGCAGCTCCCCTGGCAACCGCACAG GTAACAATGGTCAGATTCAGCTGTGGCAGTTTCTCCTGGAGCTGCTGACGGATAAGGACTCTCGGGACTGCATTTCCTGGGTCGGAGAGAGG GGCGAGTTCAAACTCAATCAGCCTGAGCTGGTAGCTCAGAAATGGGGCCAGCGCAAGAACAAGCCCACCATGAACTATGAGAAGCTAAGCAGAGCTCTCAG GTACTACTACGACGGAGACATGATCAGCAAAGTGCAGGGCAAGCGCTTTGTCTACAAATTTGTGTGCGACCTGAGGACTCTGATCGGATACAGCGCTGCAGAGCTCAACAGCCTGGTGACGGAGTGTGAACAGAAGAAACTGGCCCGGGTGCAGCTGCACGGCCTCGGCCAGCCCGTCAACACAGTCACGCTGGCCACCGCCACAGGCCAGCCCGTTACCACAGTCACCCTGGCCGCAGCAGCTTTAGAGAAAGACAGTTGA
- the LOC122351291 gene encoding junctional adhesion molecule 2A-like, which yields MSTTLTFPALLMLLYFPSSDPVTVTTSKAKVEVHENTNAVLSCEFRTEKETNPRVEWKKRGKDVSYVYFDGDFTGSFKGRASIDGATMTLRGVTQKDSGVYHCEVTARQDKIKLGEVTVILNVLVPPHAPSCEVPETVMRGFSAELRCKDKLSVPAATYSWYKDNKPLHAATLHEINYTLDPKTGTLKFKAVSKSDEGQYRCEASNGVGAPKSCAGQHMKITEFELNMTIVIAIEVGAFLFLLSCCVAICLCCRRGCCRCCCSEYHLVKHNLKRLFNFER from the exons ATGAGCACAACGCTTACCTTCCCCGCTCTTCTCATGCTGCTCTACT TTCCCAGCTCAGATCCTGTTACTGTGACGACAAGCAAAGCCAAAGTGGAGGTACACGAAAACACAA ATGCTGTCCTGTCCTGTGAGTTCAGGACAGAGAAAGAAACCAACCCACGAGTTGAATGGAAGAAAAGAGGCAAAGATGTTtcatatgtttattttgatgggGATTTTACAG GTTCATTTAAGGGCCGTGCATCCATCGACGGAGCGACAATGACCCTCCGTGGTGTTACACAGAAAGACTCAGGAGTGTATCATTGCGAAGTCACAGCCCGTCAGGACAAAATCAAGCTGGGGGAGGTCACTGTAATCCTCAATGTGCTTG TGCCACCGCATGCGCCATCATGTGAGGTCCCAGAAACAGTCATGAGAGGATTTTCTGCAGAGCTCCGCTGTAAAGACAAACTGAGTGTTCCTGCTGCCACCTACAGCTGGTACAAAGACAACAAACCGCTTCACGCTGCCACTCTCCATGAAATCAACTACACCCTGGACCCCAAAACTGGGACTCTG AAGTTCAAGGCGGTGTCAAAATCTGATGAGGGTCAGTATCGATGCGAGGCCTCGAATGGCGTGGGAGCACCCAAAAGTTGTGCAGGACAGCATATGAAGATAACTGAAT TTGAGCTGAACATGACAATAGTTATAGCCATAGAGGTGGGAGCGTTCCTGTTCCTCCTCTCATGCTGTGTTGCCATCTGTCTGTGCTGCAGAAGAGGGTGCTGTCGTTGCTGCTGCAGTGAGTACCATTTAGTCAAACACAACCTAAAGAGGCTATTTAACTTTGAACGCTAA